The Bosea sp. 685 DNA window ACACCTCCACATGGCGCTCCGCGTTGAGCAGGCTGCGCTGAGATGCCGGGATCAGAAAGATGAGGAGAGATCGCCGGGCCGAGCCAATCCTGGCATGGACGCCAAGGTTCTGGACGCCGAAATCAAGGCAGATTGTCCCGCAGGAAGATGTCGATCCCGATGCGCTCCTGATCCGCCACCAGCCGATCGCCTGAGCAATATGCCAGCAGTACGCGCGCCGCCGAGCGCGCTTCGTGGCCTGGATCCTGGCTGATGATCGCGTCGATGTCGCCGTGCAGCAGGAAGCGCCGCGTATGCGGCGTCAATTCATGAGCGATCCAGACGATGTCCTGGGCACGACCGGCCTGCTGCAGCGCTGCCGCGATGCCACGGTTGCCGGCGCCGGCATTATAGAGACCGACGAGATCAGCATGCTGCCGTAACAGGGCCTCTGTCGCTGCCAGCGTTTGCTCGTTGTCGTCGCGCCCCTGGACCGCCGGAAGCATGATCAGATCAGGAAATTCGCGCGCCATGACCTGATTGAAGCCATAGAGGCGCTCGGCATGGTCGCGTAGCGAAAGCGAGCCGGCGACCACAGCGACGACGCCCTGGCGGCCGCGCAGGAAGCGGCCCATCAGCGTCGCCGCGGTGCGCCCCGCAGCAGGATTGTCGATGCCGACATAATGCAGGCGCCGCGCGCTGGGCACATCGGAGACTAGGGTGACGACGGGAACGCCGCGGTCGGTGAGATCGTCGATCGCGGCGCGCACGCGCGGATGATCGAGCGCGATCGTCGCAACGCCGTGATAGCCCGGCAAGACGCCCTCGAGGACGCGCGCCAGCGCATCGGCATCAAACACGTCGACATGCTCCACATCGATGAAGGCGCGCTGGGCGGCGAGCCACTCGGCGGTGCGCGCGACCTGCTCGCCCAGCATGGTCATGAAGCTGTTGGCTCCGCTGGGCAGCACGAAGAGGAAGCGGAAGTTCTGATTGCGGGCGAGACGGGCGGCTGCAGGATCGGCCCGGTAGCCGAGCCTGGAGACGGCCGCCTCGACCCGCGCGATCGTCTTGTCGCGCACGCCGTCGCGGCGGTTGACGACGCGGTCAGCAGTCGCGAGCGACACGCCCGCGGCGCGCGCGACATCCTCCAGCGTCGCCCGCTCCAGCGTCGCCCGGCCGATGACCCCTGTCTCTTCAGCCCCCATTATCGCGCCGCCCAGAGCATCCCGCGCGTCAGCATGGTGCGGATCTCCGGTAGATCCAGCTCATAGGCGCGGTGCCCCAGCGCGCAGTAGAATACCCGGCCCTCCCCATAGCGTTTCTTCCACACGACCGGCATCTCGACGCCGTCGATCCAGGAGGCATGCTCGCCGCTGAACCGCGTCGTCGCCAGGACCTCGTTGGCGGGGTCGACATGCATGTAGTACTGCTCCGAACGGTGCTCAAAACCGGAGATGCCAGCCATGATCGGGTCATCGGGCCTCGCAATATCGACCTTGTAGTCGATGATGTTGCCGGGATGGGCAACCCACTGGCCGCCGCACATGAACTGGTAGTCCACAGAATCGCGGAACGCGTCGCACATGCCGCCGTGATGGCCGGCGAGCCCGACGCCGCCGCGAACGGCATCGCACAGCGCCCGCGCCTCGGGCTTCTCGATCTTCGACATCGTGTAGATCGGCACGATCAGGGAGAGATCGCGGATCGCGGGATCGAGGAAGGCCTCCGTCGAGGTCTCGACGCGCACCTCGAAGCCTTCAGCCTTCAGCCAGCCCCTCATCATCGAAGCGCAGAGATCGGGATCGTGACCCGCCCAGCCGCCCCATACGATCATTGCCTTACGCATTCCAGTCATCCTTCGCTTCAGTCGATCTGGCCGGTCGTACGCCCGGCGGGCAGAGGAGCTGGTCTCTCGACACGGCTCTCGATTTTGATCCGGCGCCCCTCATCGGCCGATTTCTGGAATGCCTCCATCACCTCGAGGACGTGGAAGGCGAGTGCGCCGCTGGCGCGATGCGGGCGGCCTGCAATGATCGCGGCGGCCATGTCGGCAACGCCGATCGAGCGGAACTCGCCATCGGCATGACCATGCGAAAGGGCAACCGATTCCCAACTGCCCCGCGGCTTGGCGATCTTGACCTCGCCGCCGAATTTATTCGGATCGGGCACCAGCAGGCTTGCCTTGTCGCCATGGATCTCGATCGGCGAATGGGTGTGCTGAGGCACGTCGAAGCTCATCGTGATCGAGACCACGGCACCGCTCTCGAACTCCAGCGTCCCGGCGACATGGGTTGCGACCTCGACCGGGATCAGCGCCCCGTTCATCGGCTGGCTGGTGACGCGCCTCTCGGAGCGCGGCCGCGCCGTCGAGCCCATCACGCCGGCCACCGGCCCCAGCAACTGCACCAGATCCGTGATGTAGTAGGGCCCCATGTCGAGCATCGGGCCGCCGCCGCGCAGATAGTAGAAACCCGGCGCCGGATGCCAGCTCTCATGGCCGGGGCAGCCGAAAAAGGCGCTGCCGGCGACCGGCGTGCCGATCGCGCCGTCGTCGATCAGCTTCCGCGCGGTCTGGTGGCCACCGCCGAGGAAGGTGTCCGGCGCGCAGCCGACGCGCAGATCTTTCTGGGCGGCGAGGTCCATGACCTTGCGGGCCTCGACCGTGTTGATGCCAAGCGGCTTCTCGGAGTGGACATGCTTGCCGGCATTGAGCACCGCGAGGCTGACATCGGTATGGGCGAGCGGCACGGTCAGATTGACGACGATCTCGACGTCGTCGCGCTTGAGGAGTTCGCCCACGCGCAGCCCGGGCACGCCGAACTCGGCGCCGCGCTTCTCCGCCGCGGCGCTGCGCATATCTGCGACGGCCTTGAGCTCCACCATCGGAAACTGCCTGATCGCCTCGAGATATTTCGTGCTGATGTTGCCGCAGCCAATGACGCCGATTCCGACTTTGCGCATTCTTGTCTCCACAGGTGATGTCCGAGGCCGGTTATTCGAGACGCGCTCAGCCCTTGACCGCACCGGCGGTGAGGCCCGCGACGATGTGTTTCTGAGCAAAGATGAAGAGCAGGATCGTCGGCAGCAGGGTCAGCGTGATAAACGCCAGGATCAGGTGCCATTCCGACGAGAATTCGCCCTGATAGATCATGATGCCGAGCGGCCAGGGATAAAGCTGTTCGGAATTCAGCATCACCAGAGGCAGCAGGTAGCTGTTCCAGCTGTGGACGAAGGTGATGGTGCCGACGGTCGCGAGAATCGGCCGCGACAGAGGCAGCGTCACATGACGGAAGAAGCCGAAGTAGCTGCAACCATCGACGAGCGCGGCCTCCAGCAGTTCGTGGGGCAGATCCTTGAAGAAGCGCCGCAGGAGCAGGATGCTCATGGCCAGGCTGAAGGCGACCTGAGGCAGAATGACGCCGAAATAATTGTCCAGCAGGCCGAGATCGCGAACCTTGATGAAGAGCGGCAGGATGGCGGTGGCGGCCGGGAACAACAATCCCATGGTGAGATAGCTCAGCAGCATGGAGCTGCCGAAAAAATGGATGTGAGCGAAGGCGAAGGCCGCCATCGACGCCACGATCAGCGTCAGGACGACGGTGAAGCTCCCGATTACGAACGAGTTTCCCAGCAACTGCCAGTAGCGTTTGGACAGCAGGATGCCGGTGTAGTTCTGCCACTCCCAGGTCTCCGGCAGGCCGAACGGATTGGTGCGCAGCTCACCGAGCGTCTTGAAGCCGCCGAGCAAGGTCGCCAGCAGCGGCACGGCGACGAATGCCGCCACCAGCGCGAGGAACAGCACCTTGTAGACCAGGACGAGATCGAGCGGCCGGCGGCCAACGATGGACGTGTCACTCATCGCGCATGAACCAGCGTTTGTAGGTGATGGCGAAGGTCACGCAGATCACGAACAGGATCACGCCGATGGCGCTGCCATAGCCGACGCGCATGCGCGAGACGCCGTGGTTGTAAAGGAAAGTGACCATCGTGTTGGAGGAGTCGGCCGGCCCGCCCCGGGTCAGCGGCATGACGAGGTCGAAGAGCTGCAGTGAGCCGACGACGGCAAAGAACACCGAGAGGCGGATCGTCGGGTAAAGCAGGGGGATCACCACATGGCGCAGCACCTGCCAGCGCGAGGCGCCGTCGATCCGCGCCGCCTCGACCAGATTGCGGTCCATGCCCTGCAGTGCGGCGATGAACAGCATCATGTGGAAGCCGAAATACTTCCAGATGACGACCACCAGGATGGCCAGCATCGAGGTCTGCGTGCTGGCGAGCAGGTGCGGCGCCTCAGCCCCAAACGTCCTGTAGATGGATGCCAGAAGCCCATAATTGCCGTCGTAGATGAAGCTGAAGATCAGGCCGGTCGCGACCTCGGCCAGCACATAGGGCAGGAAGAACAGCATTCGCAGCGCCACCGAGCCGCGAAACTTGTCGGCGAGAATGAGAGCCAGCGTCAGTGCCAGAGGCAGCTGGATCACCAGCGACACCGCGATGATCAACAGGTTGTTGCGAAACGCCGTGCCGAAGCCGCGCGTATCGAAGACGAAGCGGTAATTGTCGAAGCCGATCCAGCGCGTCGGGCTGCCAAACCCGTTCCAGTTGAAGCCGGAATACCAGGCCGCCTCGCCGATCGGCAGCACCACGAACAGTGTGAACAGCAACAGCGCCGGCGGCAGGAACAGCAGGAGCGAAGCGAGGCGCCCGTCGGTCGCCGCTCTCCGGCGAGCACCGGACGCTGCAGGCTTGCCGCTGATGACGGCTGCTCCGCTGTACTGAGACATCGATGTCACTCGCAGGTTGACGCGCCCGGGCCGGTCTCAATTGCCTTGCTTGCTCAATTACCTTGCTTGAAGGCGTCCTGGATCGCCTTGGCGGCCTGTTTCGGCGTCATCGAGCCGCCGGCGATCTCAGCCGTCGCGTCGTTCACCACCCGGCCGACCGAGGGGCCCAGATCCTGGTCGTAGAAGTTCTGGTGGTATTGGGAAGCGGCGATGTTCCTGGCCACGTTCTGCATGAAGGCGGCGCTCAAGGCTGCTTCCGCCCCCTTGAAGGTCGGGATGATGAAGTTCTGCTTGGCGAGCTCGCGCTGGACCTCGTCGGAGATGAAGAACTTGACGAACTCCACCGCCTCCTTCGGCGCGCCCTTGGTGATGATCCAGCCATTGACGCCGCCGAGCGTATCGGACGACCGGCCCTTGCCGCCGGCGGGCATCGGGAAGTCAAACCAACCCAGCTTCTCCTCGGAGATGCCCTTCTTGTCGGCAGCCAGCGCGCGCTGCGTCGCTGAGTGACTCGAGATCGCGAGATTCATCGCGGCCTTGCCATCACCGAAGAAGCCGAGCGCCTGCTGGTTCTTGAAACCGAGGAAGCCGTTCTGGAACGGTTCGAGATCGACGAGCTGCTTCATCAACTCGCCGGCTTTCTGGAAGGTCTCGCCTTCAAAGCCGCCATCCTGGCCCTTGAGCGCAGCCTCGAATGCCGGCTTGCCGCCGAGCCGGACCGCCAGATGCGTCCAGTAGAAATGCAGCGGCCACTTGTCCTGCCCGCCAACGGCGATCGGCGTGACACCGGCAGCCTTGAGCGTCTTCACCGCAGCCAGGAAATCGTCCCAAGTCTTGATCGCGCCGCCGTCGACGCCAGCCTTGGCGAAGAGATCCTTGTTGTACATGAAGCCGACCTGCGAGACCGTGTAAGGCAGGCCATAGAGCTTGCCATCGACCGCGAAGGCCGCGACCGCGCTCGCCGACAGATTGTCCTTGTAGGCGCCGACGCTGTTCGTGACATCCTCCAGAACCCCGGCCTCGACCTGGGCTTTCAGCACGCCGCCGGCCCAGGAGTAGAGAATGTGCGGCCGGTCCTTGGACTGCAGGATGGTCGGAAGCTTGGCCTTGTAGGCCTCGTTCTCGAGGAACTGCATCTCGACCTTGACGCCGGTGTTCTTGGCCTCGAAGCGCCGGGCGACCTCCTCCCAGATCTTCACCTGGGCGGGGTTCTGCTCGAGGTGGAGCCAGCGGACGGTGGTCTGCGCGGCCGCTGCGCCGGCGGCCAACGTCAATCCTGCGGCGGCGAGCGCCAGCCTCGTGAGAAATCGCATCGCATCCTCCCAGTCCCGTCTGTTCGCGGGTTGACGCCAGCCTAACTCAAATTATGAGGTACGCAACTCAGAAAATGCGTTGCATGACCGCTCGCCGAATGCTTTCGTCGGTTCTGCAACTGACTGGCCGTTCACGGCGGAACCGGGCCGAGCGGTCAGCGCCAATGCCTATCGGAGTTGATGATGGCTGCCGTCTATCGCGATCTTGCCGGCAAGGTGGTTCTGGTCACAGGCGGCGCCTCGGGCATCGGCGCGGCGATTTCGCGCCGATTTGCCGAGCAGGGATCGACCGTGGTGCTGTTCGACATCATGCGCGACAGCGGCGAGGCGCTGGCGCAGGAGCTGCGCGCGGCTGGATTGGCGGCGCATTTCCAATCTGTCGACCTGACCGACATCCCGGCACTGAGGGCCGGCATCGAACAGGCGCGCGCGCTGCATGGGCCGATAGACATCCTCGTGAACAATGCCGCCCATGATGAGCGACATGCGACCGAGGAGGTTACGCCGGAGTATTGGGACGACCGGATCGCGGTCAATCTGAAGCACCAGTTCTTCGCGGCGCAGGCAGTGCTGCCGGACATGAAGGCCAACAATGGCGGCGCCATCATCAACTTCGGATCGACCTCCTGGATGGCGGGTCAAGGCGGCATGGCCGCCTACACCGCCAGCAAATCCGGCGTGATCGGCCTCACCCGCTCGCTGGCGCGGGATTACGGCGCCTACAACATCCGCGTGAACGCCATCGCGCCTGGCTGGATCATGACCGAGCGACAGATCGAGAAATGGCTGACACCGGAAAGCGAGGCTGAGCTGATGCGGCGGCAATGTCTCAAGCGCCGGCTGACGCCGGACGAATTGGCGAAGTTCACCGTATTCCTCGCATCGGATGAAGCGTCAGCCTGCACCGCGCAGCATTATGTCGTGGATGGCGGGTGGGTTTAGCATTACAGTTGCATGATTTCCCGCCCAGCCAAGGCAAGGGGCATTGCCTCGATCCCATCCTTGAGCGGATATCGCTCGACGCCGGGATAGACGACGATGCGCCGCTCGGGATCTATATCCTCACAAGCGTGATGAAAGCCTCTTTCTACTTTCGGCGCCAGGCTCCTCTTAATCTCGATCGCCCAGGGGCGCCCGCCTGGCAGTGTCAGCAAGAGGTCAATTTCAGCACCTGCTGACGTCCGATAGAAATTCGCCTGGGTCCCAGAGGGTGCGGCCGTGATCAAAGTTTCGATCACAAAGCCTTCCCAGCTGGGCCCCGCCACCGGGTGGCCAAGAACATCTTCAAGCGTCGCAAGGCCAAGCAGCGTGTGGCAAAGTCCACTGTCTCGCACATAGGCTCGTGGAGATTTCACAAGGCGTTTGCCAGAATTGGCGTGCCATGGTTCGAGCCGTCTGACGAGCAGCAGGTCGACCATGAGATCCAGGTAACCTGCGACGGTTTTACCGTCGACACCAAGAGATCTGGCAAACTCGGCTGCGTTAAGGAGCCCCGACTGATGATGCGCCAGCATTGTCCAGAACCGCCTGAGCGTTTCCGCTGGTATCCGCGGCCCCAACTGGGGAATGTCGCGCTCAAGATAGGTCCGAATGAAATCCTGGCGCCACCTTGCGCTGGTTCTGTCGTTTGACGCGAGATAGCTGTCTGGAAATCCACCACGCACCCAGAGCCGATTGATCTGGTCAGCCTGAACCTCAAGACCGCTCAAGGGTCCCAGCTCCAAATAAGCGATGCGACCCGCGAGGCTCTCTCCCGATTGCTTCATCAGTTCGATCGAGGCTGAACCCAACAGGAGAAACCGGCCCGTCCTACGTCCAGCTCGCCGGCCACGATCGATGATGCCGCGCAGATTCTGAAACAGGTCAGGTAAGCGATGAACCTCGTCGAGAATGACGAGCTTCTCATCGTGTTGCGCGAAATATAGCTCTGGCTCCGACAGTTTCGCTCGATCGGCGTCGGATTCGAGGTCGAGGTAAATCGACGGCCACTGATCCGCGATCGCGTGAGCCAACGTGGTCTTTCCGACCTGGCGTGGTCCCAGAAGAGCCACCGCCGGATAGCTATCGATCAATTCGACCAACTCAGGAAAAATTCTGCGCGCGATCATCCTTGCATTTATGGATACGAACTCCTGAAATGCAAGGTTATTATGCCGCGTTGGAAATCGACCGGAGCCATGCTTTTTGCGTCGCGCAAAACCGCCTCGATGCCGTTGGGCAGGTCGTCGACGGCAATACAGCGATGGCGTGCTCCGGCGGAGAGATTGCGTTCCAATGTAAGCGCCCTTCGGTCCCACACTCCTCTCATCCATCGTGGCGTTTGGGGGGCGGTACAAAGGTGTGATCCGCACGAGCTTGATACCGGGGGACCATCCCGAGCATCATGTGTTGGCAAACGCGTACGTCAGCAAACTCCTGCGTCAGCAATGGAACACGTCTCCAGTGTCATCAGTTTCCTCGGCAAAAGAGGAGGATACGATGGCAAAGCAACCCGAAGCCCTGGCCACTTTCGCGGCGAGTGCGCGCAACAACAGCAGGAAACCTGACGACGTCGGGTTGGAGGCCACGCCGGCAACAGACGGCCTGAAAACCAATCCCGCACAGAAGGTCGATGCGGCGACCAAGGTGCTGCGCGAGGGCGTCCTTCACCGTGACGAAGGGGCGGACAAAGCCGTCGATAAACTGCCCGACCGGACGCGGGACCTGTGAGCAGCTGATGGCTCGGAAACGAGAAGCACATCAATGGCTTCGCGGTCGATCAATCGGCGGCGCCCTGCTACGCCGAACAGGCATTTGAGGGTGCTTCTTGACACCGCGCCGCTCGCGGCGCGGCATCTGTCACAGTGAGCGCCGAACCAGAGAGACGCATGCCGGTCGAACGCGAGATCTTTGGGCATCTGCCTGATGGCACCGCCATAGAGCGCGTCACGCTCAGGCGCGACGGCGGGCTGACGGCGCGCATCATCAGCTATGGCGCCGCTCTCCAGGCGCTGCTGGTGGCCGACAGCGCTGGGGCGATCGACGACATCGTCCTCGGCTTTGACGCGCTCGAGCCCTATACCCGGCCGGGCTGCTATTTCGGCATGACGGTCGGGCGCTACGCCAACCGCATTGCCGGCGGCCGCTTCGTCATCGACGGGGCGCAGGTTTCGCTTGCCTGCAACAATGGCCCCAATGCGTTGCATGGCGGCATCAACGGCTTCAGCCGCAAGGCGTGGCGGATCGTCTCGGCAGAGGATGGCCCCGTTCCGTCGCTGACGCTTACCTGCCGCAGCCGCGATGGCGAGGAAGGTTATCCCGGCACGGTCGAGACCCGGTTGAGTTATAGCCTGCCAACTCCATACGAACTCCTGCTCGAGATCACCGCAACGAGCGACCGGGCGACGGTGGTCAACCTGACCAATCACAGCTTCTTCAATCTCGACGGCACCACGGCAGGCGACATCCTCCAGCACCGGCTGCAGATCGCCGCCGATCATTTCCTTGCTGTGGACGAGACCGCGATCCCGTTGCAGGAGCCGCCGCGAGACGTCACTGGCACGCCGTTCGATTTCCGCCAGCCCCATCCGATCGGCGCCCGCATCCGGCACCCCGACGAACAATTGCGGCGTGGCCGCGGCTACGACCATAATTACTGCCTGGCTCCTGCGGATGGCTTGCCGACAGATGCCTTGCCGACGGACGACTTGCCGGCGGATGATTTGCGTTTGGCCGCTCGCGTCGAGGCGCCCCACTCCGGGCGGATCATGGAGCTCCACACCAACCAGCCCGGCCTCCAGCTCTATTCCGGCAATTTTCTCGACGGCAGCGTGGCGGGAAAGCATGGCAGGCTTCACCGCCAGGCCGACGCCTTTTGCCTGGAACCGCAGATCTGGCCCGACGCACCCAATCGCCCGGATTTCCCATCGGCCAGGCTGACGCCGGGCATGATCTACCGACATCGCACGCTCTATCGCTTCACCGCCTGAAGCGGCCCCCGCATGCACCTGCCCATTAGTAAGATAGTATGACTATTTACAGCTTCAGGAGACCCCGGTAGAACAGGGACGCGCACGTAGAGGCGCCTCGATTGATAACGTTCCGGGAGAAGCTCATGCGCCGTCTTTCATCCATGACCACGCTGCTTGCCGCGACCATGCTGGCCGGCGGTCTCAATGCCGCCAGCGCGGCGGAACTCACCGTCGGCTTTTCACAGATCGGCTCGGAATCGGGCTGGCGCGCAGCCGAGACCTCGGTCTCCAAGAGCGAGGCCAAGAAGCGCAATATCACGCTCAAGATCGCCGATGCGCAGCAGAAGCAGGAGAACCAGATCAAGGCGATCCGCTCCTTCGTCGCGCAGGGCGTCGACGCGATCTTCCTCGCGCCCGTCGTCTCGAGCGGCTGGGATTCCGTGCTGAAGGAAGCCAAGGAAGCCAAAATCCCCGTCATCCTGCTTGATCGCGACATCGATCCGGCGGGCAAGGAGCTTTATCTGACCGCCGTGACCTCCGACAGCGTCCATGAGGGCGAGGTCGCCGGCAAGTGGCTCGCCAAGACGGTCGGCTCCAAGCCCTGCAACGTCGTCGAGCTGCAGGGCACGGTCGGCGCCAGCGTCGCGACCAACCGCAAGAAGGGCTTCGATACGGCGATCGCATCAGCCTCCAACATCAAGGTCGTGCGCAGCCAGACCGGCGACTTCACCCGCGCCAAGGGCAAGGAAGTGATGGAGAGCTTCATCAAGGCCGAGGGTGGCGACAAGTCGATCTGCGCCGTCTATGCGCATAACGACGACATGATGGTGGGCGCGATCCAGGCCATGAAGGAAGCCGGCCTGAAGCCCGGCAAGGACGTGCTGACCGTCTCGATCGACGCGGTGCCCGACATCTTCAAGGCGATCGCGGCCGGCGAGGCCAATGCCACGGTCGAATTGACGCCAGACATGGCAGGCCCCGCCTTCGACGCGCTGACCGCCTACAAGAGCAAGGGCACAGTGCCACCCAAGTGGATCCAGACCGAATCCAAGCTCTACACCGCCGCCGACAATCCGCAGAAGGTCTACGATTCCAAGAAAGGCCTCGGCTACTGAGAGCCTGTCCCGAAACTCTACTCCGGCGGCCGTCTGACGCGGCTTTCTGCGCTTCCGGTGCTCACGGACACGAAGTCCGCTGCGCTCCGGTTCTCGAAAGCCGCGCCAGCCGACACACCGGAGCGCGTTTCAAAAACAGGCTCTGAGGGCCCGCGCGCGCTCCCGAGCTTGTTCCCACGGCCGCGCTACAGGCGCGGCCCGCGTGGAGATCGTGCCCATGTCTTTGCCCCCGACCACGTCCTTGTCCCCGACCGACGCCGCGCCGCCGATCGATGCCGTGCCGCTCCTGGCCGTACGCGGGCTCTCGAAGAGTTTCGCAGGGTTTCCCGCGCTCGCCGGGATCGACGTCACGCTCCGGCGTGGCGAAATCCATGCGCTGCTCGGCGAGAACGGCGCGGGCAAATCGACCTTCATCAAGGCGGTCACCGGCGTGATCGCGCGCGACGCGGGAACCGTGGCGCTGGACGGCACCGAAATCGCCCCCCGTTCGGCGCAGGAGGCGCTGCAAGCCGGCATCGCGACCGTCTACCAGGAGGTCAGCTTGCTGCCCAACCTCTCGGTCGCGCAAAACCTGTTCCTCGGACGCCAGCCGATGCGCTTTGGTCTCGTGCGGGAAGGCGAGATGCGCCGCCGCGCGGCGGCCCTGCTGCGTGATTTCGACCTCGATATCGATGTCGCCGCGCCATTGGGCGATTATTCGGTCGCCGTGCAGCATCTGGTGGCAATCGCGCGCGCCGTCGACATGTCGGCACGGATCCTGATCTTGGACGAGCCGACAGCCAGCCTCGACACCCATGAGGTCGAGATCCTGTTCCGCGTCATGCGCGGTCTCGCCGGCCGGGGCCTCGGCATCCTCTTCGTCACCCATTTCCTCGACCAGGTCTATGCGATCAGCGACCGTATCACGGTGCTGCGGAACGGCAAGCTCGTCGGCGAGCGCGAGACGGCAGCGCTGCCGCGCATGGAGCTGATCAGGATGATGCTGGGCCGCGAGCTCAGCGAGGCCACCTCGGAACATCCGGCCCAGGACGCGGCCGAAACCGCGCCCGCAGCCGGCGGCGCGATCCGGTTCGAGGGCTTCGGCAAGGCCGGCTATGTCGCGCCTTTCGACCTCGCTCTGGCGAGCGGCGAGGTCGTCGGGCTCGCCGGCCTGCTCGGCTCGGGGCGCACGGAGACGGCACGCCTGATGTTTGGGGCGGAGGCCGCCGATAGCGGGCGCCTCACCATCGACGGCCGCAGCGTGCGCCTGGCCTCGCCGCGCGACGCGATCGCACAGGGCTTCGGCTATTGCCCGGAGGAGCGCAAGACCGAAGGCATCGTCGCCGAACTCACGGTGCGCGAGAACATCGTGCTCGCCGTCCAGGCGCGACGCGGCGCGCTGCGCCCGCTCTCGCGGCGGGAGCAGGACGAGATCGCGCGGCGCTTCATCTCCATGCTCGACATCCGCCCGCCCGACCCTGAGCGCCCGATCGGGCTGCTTTCGGGCGGCAACCAGCAAAAGGCCCTGCTGGCGCGCTGGCTGGCGACGCAGCCGCGCCTTCTCATTCTCGACGAACCGACGCGCGGCATCGATGTCGGCGCCCATGCCGAGATCATCCGCCTGATCCGGCAGCTCTGCACTGAGGGCCTCGCCCTCGTCGTGATCTCGTCCGAGCTGGAGGAGATCGTGAGCTATGCCGACCGGGTCGTCGTGATGCGCGACCGCAGGCAGATCGCCACCCTGGAGGGCGAGGCCGTCAACGTCACCGCGATCCTGCAGGCGATCGCGGCCGATGCGCCCCCGCTCGCGGCGTAGAGGAAGCCGATCCGATGCGCTTCACCCTGCCCCGCAAGGGCCTGCCGCAAATCGCAGCTTTCATCGTCGTGCTGCTGATCAATTTCGCCGTTTCGCCGCAGTTCTTCGACCTCAGGCTGCAGGATGGCCGCCTGTTCGGCAGCCTGATCGACGTGTTCAACCGCGGGGCGCCCGTGGCGCTCCTGTCGCTCGGCATGGTGCTGGTCGTGGCGACCAGGGGGATCGATCTCTCGGTCGGCGCGGTGATGGCGATTTCAGGCGCGCTCGCGGCGACGCTGGCCGACACGCAGCCGCTGCCCGTCGTCCTGCTGGCGGCGCTGGCTGCGGGGCTGCTGTGTGGGCTCTGGAACGGCATCCTCGTCGCCGTGCTGCGCATCCAGCCCATCGTCGCGACGCTGATCCTGATGGTCGCCGGCCGCGGCATCGCGCAATTGATCACCGAGGGCAGGATCGTCACCTTCACCTCGCCCGGCCTCGCCTGGTTCGGCGGCGGTTCGATCCTGGGGCTGCCGGTCCCGGTGGTGCTGACCGCCTCGGTGCTGGCGGTGGCGGCGCTTGTCGTGCGCGGCAGCGCGCTCGGGCTGCTGATCGAGGCGACCGGCGCCAATGCCCGCGCCAGCGCGCTCGCCGGCATCGAGACGCGCATGACCACCAT harbors:
- a CDS encoding SDR family NAD(P)-dependent oxidoreductase, with the translated sequence MAAVYRDLAGKVVLVTGGASGIGAAISRRFAEQGSTVVLFDIMRDSGEALAQELRAAGLAAHFQSVDLTDIPALRAGIEQARALHGPIDILVNNAAHDERHATEEVTPEYWDDRIAVNLKHQFFAAQAVLPDMKANNGGAIINFGSTSWMAGQGGMAAYTASKSGVIGLTRSLARDYGAYNIRVNAIAPGWIMTERQIEKWLTPESEAELMRRQCLKRRLTPDELAKFTVFLASDEASACTAQHYVVDGGWV
- a CDS encoding ATP-binding protein, whose translation is MIARRIFPELVELIDSYPAVALLGPRQVGKTTLAHAIADQWPSIYLDLESDADRAKLSEPELYFAQHDEKLVILDEVHRLPDLFQNLRGIIDRGRRAGRRTGRFLLLGSASIELMKQSGESLAGRIAYLELGPLSGLEVQADQINRLWVRGGFPDSYLASNDRTSARWRQDFIRTYLERDIPQLGPRIPAETLRRFWTMLAHHQSGLLNAAEFARSLGVDGKTVAGYLDLMVDLLLVRRLEPWHANSGKRLVKSPRAYVRDSGLCHTLLGLATLEDVLGHPVAGPSWEGFVIETLITAAPSGTQANFYRTSAGAEIDLLLTLPGGRPWAIEIKRSLAPKVERGFHHACEDIDPERRIVVYPGVERYPLKDGIEAMPLALAGREIMQL
- a CDS encoding aldose epimerase family protein produces the protein MPVEREIFGHLPDGTAIERVTLRRDGGLTARIISYGAALQALLVADSAGAIDDIVLGFDALEPYTRPGCYFGMTVGRYANRIAGGRFVIDGAQVSLACNNGPNALHGGINGFSRKAWRIVSAEDGPVPSLTLTCRSRDGEEGYPGTVETRLSYSLPTPYELLLEITATSDRATVVNLTNHSFFNLDGTTAGDILQHRLQIAADHFLAVDETAIPLQEPPRDVTGTPFDFRQPHPIGARIRHPDEQLRRGRGYDHNYCLAPADGLPTDALPTDDLPADDLRLAARVEAPHSGRIMELHTNQPGLQLYSGNFLDGSVAGKHGRLHRQADAFCLEPQIWPDAPNRPDFPSARLTPGMIYRHRTLYRFTA
- the ytfQ gene encoding galactofuranose ABC transporter, galactofuranose-binding protein YtfQ → MTTLLAATMLAGGLNAASAAELTVGFSQIGSESGWRAAETSVSKSEAKKRNITLKIADAQQKQENQIKAIRSFVAQGVDAIFLAPVVSSGWDSVLKEAKEAKIPVILLDRDIDPAGKELYLTAVTSDSVHEGEVAGKWLAKTVGSKPCNVVELQGTVGASVATNRKKGFDTAIASASNIKVVRSQTGDFTRAKGKEVMESFIKAEGGDKSICAVYAHNDDMMVGAIQAMKEAGLKPGKDVLTVSIDAVPDIFKAIAAGEANATVELTPDMAGPAFDALTAYKSKGTVPPKWIQTESKLYTAADNPQKVYDSKKGLGY
- a CDS encoding sugar ABC transporter ATP-binding protein, whose product is MSLPPTTSLSPTDAAPPIDAVPLLAVRGLSKSFAGFPALAGIDVTLRRGEIHALLGENGAGKSTFIKAVTGVIARDAGTVALDGTEIAPRSAQEALQAGIATVYQEVSLLPNLSVAQNLFLGRQPMRFGLVREGEMRRRAAALLRDFDLDIDVAAPLGDYSVAVQHLVAIARAVDMSARILILDEPTASLDTHEVEILFRVMRGLAGRGLGILFVTHFLDQVYAISDRITVLRNGKLVGERETAALPRMELIRMMLGRELSEATSEHPAQDAAETAPAAGGAIRFEGFGKAGYVAPFDLALASGEVVGLAGLLGSGRTETARLMFGAEAADSGRLTIDGRSVRLASPRDAIAQGFGYCPEERKTEGIVAELTVRENIVLAVQARRGALRPLSRREQDEIARRFISMLDIRPPDPERPIGLLSGGNQQKALLARWLATQPRLLILDEPTRGIDVGAHAEIIRLIRQLCTEGLALVVISSELEEIVSYADRVVVMRDRRQIATLEGEAVNVTAILQAIAADAPPLAA
- a CDS encoding ABC transporter permease, with the protein product MRFTLPRKGLPQIAAFIVVLLINFAVSPQFFDLRLQDGRLFGSLIDVFNRGAPVALLSLGMVLVVATRGIDLSVGAVMAISGALAATLADTQPLPVVLLAALAAGLLCGLWNGILVAVLRIQPIVATLILMVAGRGIAQLITEGRIVTFTSPGLAWFGGGSILGLPVPVVLTASVLAVAALVVRGSALGLLIEATGANARASALAGIETRMTTIAVYVWSGFCASLAGIVAAADILGADANNAGLWLELDAILAVVIAGSSLLGGRFSLALAVLGALIIQAMNTGILLAGFRPEFNLVVKAVVVLVVLLAQSPRLSGLGVLLARRSA